DNA from candidate division WOR-1 bacterium RIFOXYB2_FULL_36_35:
AAGAATTATAAATTTATATTTATTCATAAACACACAAGATTAAACATGCACCGGCACACGAACATTACTGAGTTCTAAACAAATTATATACATATTTTTTAAAAAAACAACCCTAACTTTTCACAATACATTTAGTGGGGCATTTCTCAATCGCGATATCACAAGATATGTCTAATTTTGAATAATCCATCATGGCAAGATTGTCTTCAACTTTAAAAACTTCGGGGACTTGCTTTTCGCAAATCTTGCAGGCTATGCAGCCCACAGGACAAATTTTCCTGACATCGGCTCCCTTATCATGCGAAGAACAAGCTACATAAACTTTTGCAGCATAAAGCCTTAAAGAAATAATGCTTCTTGGGCACGCACTAACACACTTTCCACAAGCTGTACATTTTTCAGGATCAACTACAGGTAGGCCGTCTTTCATTGCTATAGCATCAAAAGGACATACACAAAAACAATCACCATATCCCAAACAACCATAACGGCAGAATAATCCGCCACCATCAACTATGTTGGAGGCAGAACAGGTTTTAACTCCAAAATATTCCGCTTTCTTTTTTCTTTGGGAACTTTTTGCTCCGCAATGAATCGTTGCAATTTTTTTGTGGATATCTTCCCCCTCAACCCCCATAATATGCGCTATTTTTTGCGCCACTTCATGCCCTCCCACAGTACACCCGCTAACGGCAACTTCGCCCTTGATAAGCTTTTCCGCAAAATCATGGCAACCGGCGCTTCCGCAAGCTCCGCAGTTGGCTCCCGGAAGGATTGCCATTATTGTGCTAACTCTTAAGTCTTCTTCTACATGAAATTTTTGCGCAGCAAGGCCAAGCAATGCCGCAAAGACAAAACCCAGTATTCCAAGTATTAATGTTGCAAGTATTATTAACATAATTTATAACCCAAAAAGCCCCGTAAATCCCAAAAAGGCAAGCGACATAAGCGCCGCTGTTATAAAAGCAATCGGATAACCTTGAAACCATTTTGGAATTTTTGCCAGAACCATCCTGTCTCTAATATAAGCAAAAAGTATAATTGCCAAAGAATATCCCGCCGATACCCCCAAAGAATAAACCATCCCCTGCACAAAATTAAACCTATAATCAATAGCCAAAAAAGCCACTGCCAATATAGCGCAGTTTGTTGTAATAAGAGGAAGATAAATCCCCATTGCGCGATAAAGGTTTGGAATAACTTTTTTTAGATACAATTCTTCAAGCTGGACAAGAGAAGCAATTGTCAATATAAAGGTCGCTGTCCTTAAAAACTCAAGATGAAAAGGGGTCAGGACAAAATGATAAATAACCCATGAAATCGCAGAAGAGATAGTCATTACAAAAACAACGGCAAAACTCATGCCGATTGATGTATCGATTTTTGTCGAAACTCCAAAAAAGGAACACAATGCTATAAACCTTATAAGCAATATATTATTGATTAAAAATGCCGCAAAAAATATACCGAACAATTCCATAAATAAAGCTCCTCTTCAACTAGAAACCTTGATCCCTCGAAACCTTGAAACCTTTTTTCATTGCACCTTCTTTTCCATTTTATTTAAAAATGCCATCAAAAACCCGATTGTTATAAAAGCGCCAGGAGGCAAAACCATTATGGTGGCCGCGAACGCTGGATTATAAAGCGTTACGCCTAAAATTGAGCCTGCCCCCAGAAATTCCCTCACAACAGCAATACTTCCCAAAGCAAGCGCAAATCCCAGGCTCATTCCAATGCCATCAAGTGCGGAATTTAAAACGGGATTTTTGTAGGCAAAAGCTTCGGCGCGCCCCAAAATGATGCAATTCACGACAATAAGCGGAATAAAAACACCAAGAGCATGGTGAAGATCGGGAGTAAAAGCCTGCATTATATAATCTGCTATGGTAACAAAAGTTGAAATTATTATAATGAAAATCGGTATTCGTATTTCATCAGGAACAATTTTACGTAAAAGGGCAACCACAATATTTGAACATATGATGACAAATGCGGTCGCCGCGCTCATCCCCAAAGCGTTTATTACCGTATTTGACACGGCAAGCGTGGGACAAAGCCCTATCATCAGCCGCAAAACAGGATTTTCTTTAATTAAACCTTGATTAAAGTCTTTCCAAAGCGTCATTGTTTCACCTTTTTATTTTTTTCAAAATCATTTAGTGCTTCACGAACTCCACGGCAAACAGCCCTGCTTGATATTGTGGCTCCGGTAATCGCATCGATATCTTTTTTTGCTTCTATTTGATCTCCTGCCATCTTTCCCAAAAATTGATCCAAAAAAGATTTTTTTGTAGTATTTGTTCCGAGTCCGGGCGTTTCATTTTGGCTTACAATTTTAATGCCGCTGACTTTAGCATTTGAATCAATACCGACAAGCATATTTATATTGCTACTGTACCCTCGAGGGGATGCAAAAAAAACAGTTCCAACAATATCTTTTCCTGAAAGGCCTTGATACGCCTCTTTGCTTCCAATTTTAATAACATTAAAAGATTTAGCATCAGGCAACACGGAAGTTAAAGAATTCTCAAAAGCTTTTTTTCCGTTTAACTCGATTTTAGGCTGTGTGAAAATATAAACATAAGCCAAAGCACCTGCTGAAACGATGCAAAAAATCATAAGTACAAACCCTAGCTTTAAAATTTTACCCATAAACCCTAATACAACCTCTCTTTATCTGATAAATTATTTAATCATTTTTATATTTCCCTCTCCCTCTGGGAGAGGGTTAATGCCTGTCAACCCTCAAATCACCCGTGATCGGGTGAGGGCTCCAAATAATCTCGGTCTCGCATATTTGTCTATCACCGGCGTTAAAATATTCATAAGCAATATTGAATAATTTACCCCTTCTGGAAACCCGCCGTAAAACCTTATAAGAACTGTCATTATGCCGCAACCCAAACCAAAAATAAATCTCCCTTTCGTTGTAACAGGAGTTGTAACATAATCGGTCGCCATAAAAAAGGCTCCAAGCATAAGCCCCCCTGCCATAATATGAAAAACAGGATCTTTTCCCAACAGAAAAGAGAGGATAAAAACTGTTCCGATATAAGCGACAGGCGCCGGCCAATCAATAATTTTTTTATAAAAAAGGATTCCCGATCCTATTAAAATCGCTAAAACAGAGGTCTCTCCAAGACACCCTCCGCGATTTCCCAAAAAGAGATCAAGATATCCCGGAACAGCTTCCCCTATTTTTGAAAGATACAAAGGAGTAGGCCCCGTTATGGCAGAAAAAGGTTTGAGCCACATTGTCATGGCAACAGGCCAAGAAGCAACCAAAAAAGCCCTGGCAGCAAGGGCAGGATTAAAGATGTTAAACCCAAGTCCTCCAAAAAGACCTTTTGCTATAACAATAGCAAAAA
Protein-coding regions in this window:
- a CDS encoding electron transport complex subunit RsxA encodes the protein MELFGIFFAAFLINNILLIRFIALCSFFGVSTKIDTSIGMSFAVVFVMTISSAISWVIYHFVLTPFHLEFLRTATFILTIASLVQLEELYLKKVIPNLYRAMGIYLPLITTNCAILAVAFLAIDYRFNFVQGMVYSLGVSAGYSLAIILFAYIRDRMVLAKIPKWFQGYPIAFITAALMSLAFLGFTGLFGL
- a CDS encoding electron transport complex subunit RsxE; the protein is MTLWKDFNQGLIKENPVLRLMIGLCPTLAVSNTVINALGMSAATAFVIICSNIVVALLRKIVPDEIRIPIFIIIISTFVTIADYIMQAFTPDLHHALGVFIPLIVVNCIILGRAEAFAYKNPVLNSALDGIGMSLGFALALGSIAVVREFLGAGSILGVTLYNPAFAATIMVLPPGAFITIGFLMAFLNKMEKKVQ
- a CDS encoding electron transporter RnfD → MWWVAFALLFPSATAVYFFGISALILIIFTTLIAVISEVFFQFVSKRPITVPDGSAVVTGLLLALILPSGLPLWIAAIGSFFAIVIAKGLFGGLGFNIFNPALAARAFLVASWPVAMTMWLKPFSAITGPTPLYLSKIGEAVPGYLDLFLGNRGGCLGETSVLAILIGSGILFYKKIIDWPAPVAYIGTVFILSFLLGKDPVFHIMAGGLMLGAFFMATDYVTTPVTTKGRFIFGLGCGIMTVLIRFYGGFPEGVNYSILLMNILTPVIDKYARPRLFGALTRSRVI